One genomic region from Drosophila subpulchrella strain 33 F10 #4 breed RU33 chromosome 2R, RU_Dsub_v1.1 Primary Assembly, whole genome shotgun sequence encodes:
- the LOC119550720 gene encoding uncharacterized protein LOC119550720 — MAHPNAYGSPQELLSQRRTSSILSLNDDCLERVLQKLGLQDQLRFARTCPRFRRIYQMATARLHKSVSSDELEKCTAREICTFFKLSGAHVRSIKVMHIKERLAKLVGDKCSNLRTLHFVFCPNMHLFMKSIMDNAYHLEALEICSSGIRDEDISVLQNLTNLKILELSNCYITGRTFYELPASIEVLKLNCLNLEVDSLPQTCKRLTKLRSLDLLRLYRYDELFKMMVMQNSCPSLEVLRFTMGLRRNSVYVAQLPSLKELMICSDILDTHERQLYNNLLSLLIEGLVAYKYQKLEHLTIGARLSKEQLKEVGKLSGLRVLCLSWVDFDYAPIAKLKMLEKIVFNEPCVSDSMVLHLFKACPKLNYLGLKQICLNDKLVHGIADRVRQEMINNNMKRKLPIELGFSTSEEEIKMFICNNPEAAPKNIIKLKGYNVYSFWAGWIC, encoded by the exons ATGGCACATCCGAATGCATACGGATCTCCTCAGGAGCTGCTGTCCCAACGGCGGACATCGTCCATTTTGTCCCTAAATGACGACTGCTTGGAACGTGTGCTGCAAAAACTGGGACTGCAGGATCAGCTGCGATTCGCCAGGACCTGCCCACGATTTAGGAGGATCTACCAGATGGCCACTGCCCGGCTGCACAAGTCCGTGAGCTCCGATGAGCTAGAGAAATGTACCGCCAGGGAAATATGCACCTTCTTCAAGCTGTCTGGAGCTCATGTACGGAGCATTAAGGTCATGCATATCAAGGAACGTCTGGCCAAATTGGTAGGCGACAAGTGCAGCAATCTGAGGACGTTGCATTTCGTGTTCTGCCCTAATATGCATCTATTCATGAAGTCTATTATGGACAACGCCTATCATCTGGAGGCTCTGGAGATATGCTCTTCAGGCATTCGCGATGAAGACATTTCGGTGCTCCAGAACCTGACCAATCTGAAGATCTTAGAGTTGAGCAACTGCTATATTACTGGTCGCACCTTCTACGAGCTACCGGCTTCCATCGAGGTGCTAAAGCTCAACTGCCTCAATTTGGAAGTCGACTCCCTTCCCCAGACCTGCAAGCGCCTAACCAAACTGAGATCCCTAGACCTCCTGCGTTTGTATAGATATGACGAGCTCTTCAAAATGATGGTAATGCAGAATTCTTGTCCTTCGCTGGAGGTGCTCCGATTCACCATGGGTCTCCGTCGCAACAGCGTGTATGTGGCCCAACTGCCAAGCCTAAAAGAGCTGATGATTTGCAGTGATATACTGGACACACATGAACGGCAACTCTATAATAACTTGTTGAGCCTGCTTATCGAAGGACTGGTGGCGTACAAGTACCAGAAGTTAGAGCATTTAACAATTGGTGCCCGCCTAAGCAAGGAGCAGCTGAAGGAGGTGGGCAAGCTTAGCGGCCTTCGAGTCCTCTGTTTGTCCTGGGTGGACTTTGATTATGCGCCCATCGCCAAACTCAAAATGTTGGAGAAGATAGTCTTCAATGAACCTTGCGTCAGTGACTCAATGGTATTGCACCTGTTCAAGGCCTGTCCCAAACTAAACTATTTGGGACTGAAACAAATCTGCTTAAACGATAAGCTGGTACATGGCATTGCAGACCGAGTTCGCCAGGAGATGATCAACAACAACATGAAAAGAAAGCTGCCCATTGAACTGGGATTTTCAACGAGCGAGGAGGAAATAAAGATGTTTATTTGCAAT AATCCTGAAGCGGCGCCCAAAAAtatcattaaattaaaaggaTATAACGTTTATAGCTTTTGGGCTGGCTGGATATGTTGA
- the LOC119551424 gene encoding transducin beta-like protein 3, giving the protein MLASISEKSYAAEARYTNFYAGGDIAWSADGHYLYCLNGAAVNQVDVKTSQILLSFGVAASTAENKRSADVDNIDVDDDTITCFGLSQEHLVTAHRSGLLRLWQLATGKLVKLWKAQHKGPVIRVEFSPCGRLICTSGGADATLRLWDYSNNSCLGALKGFPGPAWLLVFHPNVLRKEIYAGGSDSTVYVWNYETKTLLHKMRGHLSQITGLSFKSSSADCNEIVTVSRDKVLIVWQLQEQLESKQLKVLPLYDELEGVAYVEEGHQIIVASGAGKLQQVDTKTWKIRDLLSQSDFQISRLLHCSELKQLALVTTEQNILVYDAGSLEPIKQLVGYNDEILDMCFMGDNDRYLAVATNSKHFKLYDTEHDMNCKLIVGHSDTVMSLAASQNLLISVGKDCSVRLWRLQHDKDCSLEALTQQANCHTSTIGCVAMTHNGATGFASVSQDGSMKVWQLARDKEDRNSYSFNLRYAALSHDKEVNCVAYAPNNKLIATASQDKTAKVWLSDSNSLQGVLRGHTRGVWSVRFSPVDQIVLTSSSDCTLRLWSISNFTCIKRFDQECTILRAEFLDHGKFILSAASDGLLKLWNIKTNTCLQSLDEHSDRVWALAVSGRSNRFFYTGGADSKLIRFGDVTQATRNEALDQRQATLEQEQTLQSLLHAQKQLHKAFVLALNLNKPKTSFDIINHFVRQRDEPGLRQLVDQLNVDQRVALLQHVKAWTTNSRHSQVGNLILKHLIGDALQDPKARFYNNGNMVEVLTPYVQRHFKRVTELNKELAFLEFIVKCM; this is encoded by the exons ATGCTGGCTAGTATCAGCGAAAAAAG CTACGCGGCGGAGGCACGCTACACGAACTTCTACGCCGGCGGCGACATCGCCTGGAGCGCGGATGGCCATTATCTGTACTGCCTGAATGGAGCGGCTGTAAACCAGGTGGATGTGAAGACATCCCAAATCCTGTTGAGCTTCGGAGTGGCTGCCTCAACGGCGGAGAACAAGAGGTCGGCGGATGTGGATAACATCGATGTGGACGATGACACCATCACCTGCTTCGGGCTGTCCCAGGAGCACCTGGTCACTGCCCACCGGAGTGGGCTGCTCCGGCTGTGGCAGCTGGCCACCGGCAAGCTGGTGAAGTTGTGGAAGGCCCAGCACAAGGGACCCGTCATTCGGGTGGAGTTCAGTCCCTGCGGCAGACTAATCTGCACCAGCGGCGGAGCGGACGCCACACTGAGGCTGTGGGACTACTCGAACAACAGCTGTTTGGGTGCCCTCAAGGGATTCCCGGGCCCCGCTTGGCTCCTTGTCTTCCATCCCAATGTGCTGCGCAAGGAGATCTACGCTGGAGGTTCGGATAGCACGGTCTATGTCTGGAACTACGAGACCAAGACCCTGCTGCACAAGATGCGGGGTCATCTGTCGCAGATCACCGGCCTGAGTTTCAAGAGCAGCTCGGCCGACTGCAATGAGATTGTGACCGTAAGCCGGGACAAGGTGCTAATCGTGTGGCAACTTCAGGAGCAGTTGGAGAGCAAGCAGCTAAAGGTTCTCCCTTTGTACGATGAACTGGAGGGAGTCGCGTACGTCGAAGAGGGACATCAGATAATCGTAGCCAGTGGCGCAGGCAAGCTGCAGCAGGTGGACACTAAGACCTGGAAGATTAGGGATCTTCTCTCCCAGTCCGATTTCCAAATCAGCAGACTGCTGCACTGCAGCGAACTTAAGCAGCTGGCGCTGGTCACTACGGAACAAAATATCCTGGTCTACGATGCCGGAAGTCTGGAGCCGATTAAGCAGCTGGTGGGCTACAACGACGAGATCCTGGACATGTGCTTCATGGGGGACAACGATCGCTACCTGGCCGTGGCCACCAACAGCAAGCACTTCAAGTTGTACGACACGGAGCACGATATGAACTGCAAGCTGATCGTGGGCCACTCGGATACGGTCATGTCCCTGGCCGCCTCCCAGAATCTACTCATTTCGGTGGGCAAGGATTGCAGCGTCCGGTTGTGGAGGCTTCAGCACGACAAGGATTGCTCGCTTGAGGCCCTGACGCAACAGGCCAACTGCCACACGTCCACCATTGGTTGCGTGGCCATGACGCACAACGGAGCCACCGGCTTTGCATCCGTCAGCCAGGATGGTAGCATGAAGGTGTGGCAGCTGGCCAGGGACAAGGAGGATCGCAACTCGTACTCTTTTAACCTGCGCTATGCAGCGCTTTCCCACGACAAGGAGGTGAACTGTGTGGCCTATGCCCCGAACAACAAGCTCATTGCCACCGCATCGCAGGACAAGACGGCAAAGGTCTGGCTGTCGGATTCCAACTCGCTGCAGGGCGTGCTGCGTGGTCACACACGCGGAGTGTGGAGTGTGCGCTTCTCGCCGGTGGACCAGATCGTGCTGACCTCCTCCTCGGACTGCACTCTGCGCCTTTGGTCCATCAGCAACTTTACGTGCATTAAACGCTTCGACCAGGAGTGTACCATACTTAGAGCCGAGTTCCTGGATCATGGAAAGTTTATCCTTTCCGCCGCTTCGGACGGCCTTCTTAAGCTGTGGAACATAAAGACCAACACATGCCTGCAATCCCTGGACGAGCACAGCGACAGGGTGTGGGCTCTGGCCGTTTCCGGCCGTAGCAATCGATTCTTCTACACAGGAGGGGCGGACTCCAAGCTCATTCGCTTTGGCGACGTCACTCAGGCGACGCGCAACGAGGCGCTGGACCAGCGACAGGCCACCTTGGAGCAGGAGCAGACACTTCAATCCCTTCTGCACGCCCAGAAGCAACTTCACAAGGCCTTCGTGCTGGCCTTGAACTTAAACAAGCCGAAAACCAGCTTCGACATTATCAACCACTTTGTCCGGCAACGGGATGAGCCTGGTCTGCGCCAACTGGTGGACCAGTTGAACGTGGACCAGCGCGTGGCGCTGCTGCAGCATGTCAAGGCATGGACCACCAACTCGCGACACTCGCAGGTGGGCAACCTAATCCTGAAGCACTTGATCGGCGATGCTCTGCAGGATCCCAAGGCAAGGTTCTACAATAATGGCAACATGGTCGAGGTACTCACACCGTATGTCCAGAGGCACTTTAAGAGGGTCACCGAACTGAACAAGGAGCTGGCCTTCCTGGAGTTCATTGTCAAGTGCATGTAG
- the LOC119551152 gene encoding pyruvate carboxylase, mitochondrial isoform X1, with the protein MFIPAAQSAYRTLRKTQPRVRLNFLFKNGYSSKVEYKPIRSVLVANRGEIAIRVFRACTELGIKSVAVYSEQDKMHMHRQKADESYIVGKGLPPVEAYLNIPELIRVCKENDVDAVHPGYGFLSERSDFAQAVIDAGLRFIGPSPDVVQKMGDKVAARVAAIEAGVPIVPGTDGPVTTKEEALEFCKKHGLPVIFKAAYGGGGRGMRVVRKMEDVEESFQRASSEAKAAFGNGAMFIEKFIERPRHIEVQLLGDKAGNVVHLYERDCSVQRRHQKVVEIAPAPRLPIEIRDKMTEAAVRLARHVGYENAGTVEFLCDESGNFYFIEVNARLQVEHTVTEEITGIDLVQSQIRIAEGMTLPELGYTQDKIVPRGYAIQCRVTTEDPANDFQPNTGRLEVFRSGEGMGIRLDSASAYAGAIISPYYDSLLVKVISHASDLQSSASKMNRALREFRIRGVKTNIPFLLNVLENQKFLHGVLDTYFIDEHPQLFKFKPSLNRAQKLLNYMGEVLVNGPQTPLATTLKPAIVTPHVPEVPLDLSPEALEREERGEGKVTEPPKGLREVLVTGGPEAFAKEVRNRKELLLMDTTFRDAHQSLLATRVRSHDLLKISPYVSHNFSNLYSLENWGGATFDVALRFLHECPWERLEEMRKRIPNIPFQMLLRGANAVGYTSYPDNVVYKFCELAVQTGMDIFRVFDSLNYLPNLILGMEAAGKAGGVVEAAISYTGDVSDPKRTKYDLKYYTNLADELVKAGTHVLCIKDMAGLLKPEAARLLITAIRDKHPDIPIHIHTHDTSGAGVASMLACAKAGADVVDVAVDSMSGMTSQPSMGAVVASLQGTPLDTNLDLRTVSEYSAYWEQTRNLYAPFECTTTMRSGNADVYLNEIPGGQYTNLQFQAFSLGLGDFFEDVKKAYREANLLLGDIIKVTPSSKVVGDLAQFMVQNNLTADQVLERAEELSFPKSVVEYLQGSIGIPHGGFPEPLRSRVLKDMPRIEGRPGAELQDLDFDKLKKELKESHSCISNRDVMSAALYPQVTNDFLNFREKYGPVDKLDTRIFLTGPKVGEEFDVPLERGKTLSVKALAVSADLKPNGIREVFFELNGQLRAVHILDKEAVKEIHVHPKANKSNKSEVGAPMPGTVIDIRVQVGDKVEKGQPLVVLSAMKMEMVVQSPLAGVVKKLEIANGTKLEGEDLIMIIE; encoded by the exons ATGTTCATTCCGGCCGCACAGTCCGCCTACAGGACGCTGCGCAAGACGCAGCCGCGCGTCCGGCTCAACTTCCTCTTCAAGAATGGCTATTCCAGCAAG GTGGAGTACAAACCCATCCGTTCGGTGTTGGTGGCCAACCGCGGCGAGATCGCCATCCGTGTGTTCCGTGCCTGCACGGAGCTGGGCATCAAGTCGGTGGCCGTCTACTCGGAGCAGGACAAGATGCACATGCACCGACAGAAGGCCGACGAGTCGTACATCGTGGGCAAGGGTCTGCCCCCCGTGGAGGCCTACCTCAACATTCCAGAGCTGATCCGGGTGTGCAAGGAGAACGACGTGGATGCCGTGCATCCCGGCTACGGATTCCTGTCGGAGCGCAGTGACTTTGCCCAGGCGGTAATCGATGCCGGACTGCGCTTCATTGGTCCCTCGCCCGATGTTGTCCAGAAGATGGGTGACAAGGTGGCGGCCCGAGTGGCGGCCATTGAGGCGGGCGTGCCCATTGTGCCGGGCACAGATGGTCCAGTGACCACCAAGGAGGAGGCTCTCGAGTTCTGCAAGAAGCACGGCCTGCCTGTGATCTTTAAGGCTGCCTACGGAGGTGGTGGACGCGGCATGCGCGTCGTCCGCAAAATGGAGGATGTGGAGGAGAGCTTCCAGCGTGCCAGTTCCGAGGCTAAGGCCGCCTTCGGCAACGGGGCCATGTTCATCGAGAAGTTCATCGAGCGACCCCGTCACATCGAGGTCCAACTGCTGGGAGACAAGGCTGGCAATGTGGTGCACCTGTACGAGCGCGACTGCTCCGTGCAGCGTCGCCACCAGAAGGTGGTGGAGATCGCGCCGGCACCGCGCCTGCCCATCGAGATCCGGGACAAGATGACGGAGGCCGCCGTGCGTTTGGCCCGCCATGTGGGCTACGAGAACGCCGGAACAGTGGAGTTCCTGTGCGACGAGTCTGGCAACTTCTACTTCATCGAGGTGAACGCCCGTCTGCAGGTGGAGCACACAGTGACCGAGGAGATCACGGGCATCGATCTGGTGCAGTCACAGATTCGCATCGCCGAGGGCATGACCCTGCCCGAGCTGGGATACACGCAGGACAAGATCGTGCCCCGCGGCTATGCCATCCAGTGTCGTGTGACCACCGAGGATCCGGCCAACGACTTCCAGCCCAACACCGGTCGCCTGGAGGTCTTCCGCTCCGGCGAGGGCATGGGCATTCGACTGGACAGCGCGTCCGCCTATGCCGGAGCCATCATTTCGCCGTACTACGACTCCTTGCTGGTCAAGGTGATCTCGCATGCCAGCGATCTGCAGAGCTCCGCCTCCAAGATGAACCGCGCCCTGCGGGAGTTCCGCATCCGCGGCGTCAAGACCAACATCCCCTTCCTGCTGAACGTGCTGGAGAACCAGAAGTTCCTGCACGGCGTCCTCGACACCTACTTCATCGACGAGCATCCGCAGCTGTTCAAGTTCAAGCCCTCGCTGAATCGCGCCCAGAAGCTGCTCAACTACATGGGTGAGGTGCTGGTCAACGGACCGCAGACGCCGCTGGCCACCACCCTGAAACCCGCCATCGTAACGCCCCACGTTCCCGAAGTTCCGCTGG ATCTGTCCCCGGAAGCACTAGAACGGGAAGAACGTGGCGAGGGAAAAG TTACGGAACCGCCAAAGGGTCTACGCGAGGTTCTAGTTACCGGAGGTCCCGAGGCCTTCGCCAAGGAGGTGCGCAACCGCAAGGAGCTGCTGCTCATGGACACCACCTTCCGCGATGCCCACCAGTCGCTGCTGGCCACCCGCGTCCGTTCGCACGATCTGCTCAAGATCTCGCCCTATGTGTCGCACAATTTCAGCAACCTGTACTCGCTGGAGAACTGGGGCGGAGCCACCTTCGATGTGGCGCTGCGCTTCCTGCACGAGTGCCCGTGGGAGCGGCTGGAGGAGATGCGCAAGCGCATCCCGAACATTCCCTTCCAGATGCTGCTGCGTGGAGCCAACGCCGTCGGCTACACCAGCTATCCGGACAACGTGGTCTACAAGTTCTGCGAGCTGGCCGTCCAGACCGGCATGGACATCTTCCGGGTGTTCGACTCGCTCAACTATCTGCCCAACCTGATCCTCGGCATGGAGGCTGCGGGCAAGGCGGGCGGCGTGGTGGAGGCGGCCATCTCCTACACCGGCGACGTCAGCGATCCCAAGCGCACCAAGTACGACCTGAAGTACTACACCAATCTGGCCGACGAGCTGGTCAAGGCGGGCACCCACGTGCTCTGCATCAAGGATATGGCGGGTCTGCTCAAGCCGGAAGCTGCCAG GCTTCTCATCACCGCCATTCGGGACAAGCACCCCGACATccccatccacatccacaccCACGACACCTCTGGAGCAGGAGTGGCCTCCATGCTGGCCTGCGCCAAGGCCGGAGCAGATGTGGTGGACGTGGCAGTTGACTCAATGAGCGGCATGACCTCCCAGCCGAGCATGGGCGCCGTAGTGGCCTCCCTGCAGGGCACTCCGCTGGACACCAACTTGGACCTGCGCACGGTATCGGAGTACTCCGCCTACTGGGAGCAGACCCGTAACCTGTACGCCCCCTTCGAATGCACGACGACGATGCGGTCGGGCAACGCCGATGTCTACCTGAACGAGATCCCCGGCGGACAGTACACCAACCTGCAGTTCCAGGCCTTCTCGCTGGGTCTGGGCGATTTCTTCGAGGACGTGAAGAAGGCCTACCGGGAGGCCAACCTTTTGCTGGGCGACATTATCAAGGTGACGCCCTCGTCGAAGGTGGTGGGCGATCTGGCCCAGTTCATGGTGCAGAACAACCTGACCGCCGACCAAGTGCTGGAGCGTGCCGAGGAGCTGTCGTTCCCCAAGTCGGTGGTCGAGTACCTGCAAGGCTCTATTGGCATACCGCACGGCGGATTCCCCGAGCCCCTGCGCTCGCGCGTCCTCAAGGACATGCCACGCATTGAGGGTCGTCCGGGTGCCGAGCTACAGGACTTGGACTTCGACAAGCTGAAGAAGGAACTGAAGGAATCTCACTCCTGCATCTCCAACCGGGACGTCATGTCGGCCGCCCTCTATCCGCAGGTGACGAACGATTTCCTCAACTTCCGCGAAAAGTACGGACCCGTCGACAAGCTGGACACGCGCATCTTCCTCACCGGACCCAAGGTGGGCGAAGAGTTCGATGTGCCGCTGGAGCGCGGCAAGACGCTGAGCGTGAAGGCTTTGGCCGTGTCCGCCGATCTCAAGCCCAACGGCATCCGCGAGGTCTTCTTCGAATTGAACGGACAGCTGCGAGCGGTCCACATCCTGGACAAGGAAGCCGTCAAG GAGATCCATGTCCATCCCAAGGCCAACAAGTCGAACAAGAGCGAGGTGGGCGCCCCCATGCCCGGAACTGTCATCGATATCCGCGTGCAGGTCGGCGACAAAGTCGAGAAGGGTCAGCCCCTGGTGGTGCTCTCGGCCATGAAGATGGAGATGGTGGTGCAGTCGCCATTGGCTGGCGTTGTCAAGAAGCTGGAGATCGCCAACGGAACGAAGCTCGAGGGCGAGGACCTCATCATGATTATCGAATAG
- the LOC119551152 gene encoding pyruvate carboxylase, mitochondrial isoform X2, whose product MFIPAAQSAYRTLRKTQPRVRLNFLFKNGYSSKVEYKPIRSVLVANRGEIAIRVFRACTELGIKSVAVYSEQDKMHMHRQKADESYIVGKGLPPVEAYLNIPELIRVCKENDVDAVHPGYGFLSERSDFAQAVIDAGLRFIGPSPDVVQKMGDKVAARVAAIEAGVPIVPGTDGPVTTKEEALEFCKKHGLPVIFKAAYGGGGRGMRVVRKMEDVEESFQRASSEAKAAFGNGAMFIEKFIERPRHIEVQLLGDKAGNVVHLYERDCSVQRRHQKVVEIAPAPRLPIEIRDKMTEAAVRLARHVGYENAGTVEFLCDESGNFYFIEVNARLQVEHTVTEEITGIDLVQSQIRIAEGMTLPELGYTQDKIVPRGYAIQCRVTTEDPANDFQPNTGRLEVFRSGEGMGIRLDSASAYAGAIISPYYDSLLVKVISHASDLQSSASKMNRALREFRIRGVKTNIPFLLNVLENQKFLHGVLDTYFIDEHPQLFKFKPSLNRAQKLLNYMGEVLVNGPQTPLATTLKPAIVTPHVPEVPLVTEPPKGLREVLVTGGPEAFAKEVRNRKELLLMDTTFRDAHQSLLATRVRSHDLLKISPYVSHNFSNLYSLENWGGATFDVALRFLHECPWERLEEMRKRIPNIPFQMLLRGANAVGYTSYPDNVVYKFCELAVQTGMDIFRVFDSLNYLPNLILGMEAAGKAGGVVEAAISYTGDVSDPKRTKYDLKYYTNLADELVKAGTHVLCIKDMAGLLKPEAARLLITAIRDKHPDIPIHIHTHDTSGAGVASMLACAKAGADVVDVAVDSMSGMTSQPSMGAVVASLQGTPLDTNLDLRTVSEYSAYWEQTRNLYAPFECTTTMRSGNADVYLNEIPGGQYTNLQFQAFSLGLGDFFEDVKKAYREANLLLGDIIKVTPSSKVVGDLAQFMVQNNLTADQVLERAEELSFPKSVVEYLQGSIGIPHGGFPEPLRSRVLKDMPRIEGRPGAELQDLDFDKLKKELKESHSCISNRDVMSAALYPQVTNDFLNFREKYGPVDKLDTRIFLTGPKVGEEFDVPLERGKTLSVKALAVSADLKPNGIREVFFELNGQLRAVHILDKEAVKEIHVHPKANKSNKSEVGAPMPGTVIDIRVQVGDKVEKGQPLVVLSAMKMEMVVQSPLAGVVKKLEIANGTKLEGEDLIMIIE is encoded by the exons ATGTTCATTCCGGCCGCACAGTCCGCCTACAGGACGCTGCGCAAGACGCAGCCGCGCGTCCGGCTCAACTTCCTCTTCAAGAATGGCTATTCCAGCAAG GTGGAGTACAAACCCATCCGTTCGGTGTTGGTGGCCAACCGCGGCGAGATCGCCATCCGTGTGTTCCGTGCCTGCACGGAGCTGGGCATCAAGTCGGTGGCCGTCTACTCGGAGCAGGACAAGATGCACATGCACCGACAGAAGGCCGACGAGTCGTACATCGTGGGCAAGGGTCTGCCCCCCGTGGAGGCCTACCTCAACATTCCAGAGCTGATCCGGGTGTGCAAGGAGAACGACGTGGATGCCGTGCATCCCGGCTACGGATTCCTGTCGGAGCGCAGTGACTTTGCCCAGGCGGTAATCGATGCCGGACTGCGCTTCATTGGTCCCTCGCCCGATGTTGTCCAGAAGATGGGTGACAAGGTGGCGGCCCGAGTGGCGGCCATTGAGGCGGGCGTGCCCATTGTGCCGGGCACAGATGGTCCAGTGACCACCAAGGAGGAGGCTCTCGAGTTCTGCAAGAAGCACGGCCTGCCTGTGATCTTTAAGGCTGCCTACGGAGGTGGTGGACGCGGCATGCGCGTCGTCCGCAAAATGGAGGATGTGGAGGAGAGCTTCCAGCGTGCCAGTTCCGAGGCTAAGGCCGCCTTCGGCAACGGGGCCATGTTCATCGAGAAGTTCATCGAGCGACCCCGTCACATCGAGGTCCAACTGCTGGGAGACAAGGCTGGCAATGTGGTGCACCTGTACGAGCGCGACTGCTCCGTGCAGCGTCGCCACCAGAAGGTGGTGGAGATCGCGCCGGCACCGCGCCTGCCCATCGAGATCCGGGACAAGATGACGGAGGCCGCCGTGCGTTTGGCCCGCCATGTGGGCTACGAGAACGCCGGAACAGTGGAGTTCCTGTGCGACGAGTCTGGCAACTTCTACTTCATCGAGGTGAACGCCCGTCTGCAGGTGGAGCACACAGTGACCGAGGAGATCACGGGCATCGATCTGGTGCAGTCACAGATTCGCATCGCCGAGGGCATGACCCTGCCCGAGCTGGGATACACGCAGGACAAGATCGTGCCCCGCGGCTATGCCATCCAGTGTCGTGTGACCACCGAGGATCCGGCCAACGACTTCCAGCCCAACACCGGTCGCCTGGAGGTCTTCCGCTCCGGCGAGGGCATGGGCATTCGACTGGACAGCGCGTCCGCCTATGCCGGAGCCATCATTTCGCCGTACTACGACTCCTTGCTGGTCAAGGTGATCTCGCATGCCAGCGATCTGCAGAGCTCCGCCTCCAAGATGAACCGCGCCCTGCGGGAGTTCCGCATCCGCGGCGTCAAGACCAACATCCCCTTCCTGCTGAACGTGCTGGAGAACCAGAAGTTCCTGCACGGCGTCCTCGACACCTACTTCATCGACGAGCATCCGCAGCTGTTCAAGTTCAAGCCCTCGCTGAATCGCGCCCAGAAGCTGCTCAACTACATGGGTGAGGTGCTGGTCAACGGACCGCAGACGCCGCTGGCCACCACCCTGAAACCCGCCATCGTAACGCCCCACGTTCCCGAAGTTCCGCTGG TTACGGAACCGCCAAAGGGTCTACGCGAGGTTCTAGTTACCGGAGGTCCCGAGGCCTTCGCCAAGGAGGTGCGCAACCGCAAGGAGCTGCTGCTCATGGACACCACCTTCCGCGATGCCCACCAGTCGCTGCTGGCCACCCGCGTCCGTTCGCACGATCTGCTCAAGATCTCGCCCTATGTGTCGCACAATTTCAGCAACCTGTACTCGCTGGAGAACTGGGGCGGAGCCACCTTCGATGTGGCGCTGCGCTTCCTGCACGAGTGCCCGTGGGAGCGGCTGGAGGAGATGCGCAAGCGCATCCCGAACATTCCCTTCCAGATGCTGCTGCGTGGAGCCAACGCCGTCGGCTACACCAGCTATCCGGACAACGTGGTCTACAAGTTCTGCGAGCTGGCCGTCCAGACCGGCATGGACATCTTCCGGGTGTTCGACTCGCTCAACTATCTGCCCAACCTGATCCTCGGCATGGAGGCTGCGGGCAAGGCGGGCGGCGTGGTGGAGGCGGCCATCTCCTACACCGGCGACGTCAGCGATCCCAAGCGCACCAAGTACGACCTGAAGTACTACACCAATCTGGCCGACGAGCTGGTCAAGGCGGGCACCCACGTGCTCTGCATCAAGGATATGGCGGGTCTGCTCAAGCCGGAAGCTGCCAG GCTTCTCATCACCGCCATTCGGGACAAGCACCCCGACATccccatccacatccacaccCACGACACCTCTGGAGCAGGAGTGGCCTCCATGCTGGCCTGCGCCAAGGCCGGAGCAGATGTGGTGGACGTGGCAGTTGACTCAATGAGCGGCATGACCTCCCAGCCGAGCATGGGCGCCGTAGTGGCCTCCCTGCAGGGCACTCCGCTGGACACCAACTTGGACCTGCGCACGGTATCGGAGTACTCCGCCTACTGGGAGCAGACCCGTAACCTGTACGCCCCCTTCGAATGCACGACGACGATGCGGTCGGGCAACGCCGATGTCTACCTGAACGAGATCCCCGGCGGACAGTACACCAACCTGCAGTTCCAGGCCTTCTCGCTGGGTCTGGGCGATTTCTTCGAGGACGTGAAGAAGGCCTACCGGGAGGCCAACCTTTTGCTGGGCGACATTATCAAGGTGACGCCCTCGTCGAAGGTGGTGGGCGATCTGGCCCAGTTCATGGTGCAGAACAACCTGACCGCCGACCAAGTGCTGGAGCGTGCCGAGGAGCTGTCGTTCCCCAAGTCGGTGGTCGAGTACCTGCAAGGCTCTATTGGCATACCGCACGGCGGATTCCCCGAGCCCCTGCGCTCGCGCGTCCTCAAGGACATGCCACGCATTGAGGGTCGTCCGGGTGCCGAGCTACAGGACTTGGACTTCGACAAGCTGAAGAAGGAACTGAAGGAATCTCACTCCTGCATCTCCAACCGGGACGTCATGTCGGCCGCCCTCTATCCGCAGGTGACGAACGATTTCCTCAACTTCCGCGAAAAGTACGGACCCGTCGACAAGCTGGACACGCGCATCTTCCTCACCGGACCCAAGGTGGGCGAAGAGTTCGATGTGCCGCTGGAGCGCGGCAAGACGCTGAGCGTGAAGGCTTTGGCCGTGTCCGCCGATCTCAAGCCCAACGGCATCCGCGAGGTCTTCTTCGAATTGAACGGACAGCTGCGAGCGGTCCACATCCTGGACAAGGAAGCCGTCAAG GAGATCCATGTCCATCCCAAGGCCAACAAGTCGAACAAGAGCGAGGTGGGCGCCCCCATGCCCGGAACTGTCATCGATATCCGCGTGCAGGTCGGCGACAAAGTCGAGAAGGGTCAGCCCCTGGTGGTGCTCTCGGCCATGAAGATGGAGATGGTGGTGCAGTCGCCATTGGCTGGCGTTGTCAAGAAGCTGGAGATCGCCAACGGAACGAAGCTCGAGGGCGAGGACCTCATCATGATTATCGAATAG